In Ignavibacteriales bacterium, a single window of DNA contains:
- the nadE gene encoding NAD(+) synthase codes for MKFSKDVLKINTKAEIEKIASAIREHVIDTLHKRGAVVGISGGIDSSVCAALCVSALGKENVFGLFMPERDSSSESLLLGTLLAKTFGINSIVEDIKPLLEGAGCYRRQSEAIREVFPEYGYNWKSKVTIPSILDKERLNVLRITVELPTGEQKTTRMPIGAYLKLIAATNWKQRSRKIMEYYHADRLNYAVCGTPNRLEYDQGFFVKNGDGSADFKPIAHLYKSQVYMIAEALGVPKEIRSRPPTTDTYSLPQTQEEFYFALPYDKMDLCLYGINHNISPADVAPAVELTAEQVERVYKDIESKRRGTKFLHLSPLLVEPVIEIKH; via the coding sequence ATGAAATTCTCAAAAGATGTTTTGAAAATAAATACAAAAGCAGAAATTGAAAAAATTGCTTCCGCAATCCGTGAACACGTTATCGATACACTTCATAAAAGAGGTGCGGTGGTTGGAATCTCCGGAGGAATTGACAGCTCAGTTTGCGCCGCGCTTTGCGTTAGCGCTCTGGGTAAAGAAAATGTTTTCGGTTTATTTATGCCCGAACGAGATTCATCATCGGAATCACTCTTGCTCGGTACTTTATTGGCAAAAACTTTTGGCATAAATTCGATAGTGGAAGATATCAAGCCATTATTGGAAGGGGCAGGATGCTACCGCCGGCAATCTGAAGCGATACGTGAAGTATTTCCTGAGTATGGATATAATTGGAAATCTAAAGTAACCATTCCATCAATTTTGGATAAAGAAAGATTAAATGTTTTACGCATAACCGTTGAATTACCAACGGGAGAACAAAAAACCACTCGCATGCCTATAGGCGCTTATCTTAAACTCATCGCCGCAACAAACTGGAAGCAGCGTTCACGAAAGATAATGGAATATTATCACGCCGACCGTTTGAATTACGCAGTTTGCGGTACACCGAACAGATTGGAATATGATCAGGGTTTCTTTGTTAAGAATGGCGATGGCAGCGCCGACTTCAAACCAATCGCCCATTTATATAAATCTCAGGTGTATATGATCGCTGAAGCTCTTGGAGTTCCGAAGGAAATCAGATCGAGACCTCCCACAACCGATACTTATTCTCTTCCACAAACGCAGGAAGAATTTTATTTCGCTTTGCCGTACGACAAAATGGATTTATGTTTGTATGGCATCAACCATAATATTTCTCCCGCAGATGTTGCACCGGCAGTTGAATTAACGGCAGAGCAAGTTGAACGTGTTTACAAAGATATAGAATCAAAAAGGCGAGGAACAAAATTCCTTCATTTAAGTCCGCTTCTTGTTGAACCGGTTATCGAGATAAAACATTAA
- the asnB gene encoding asparagine synthase (glutamine-hydrolyzing) gives MCGIAGHVNLRDNLSPPSVELLGQMIGALHHRGPDEFGYYRDAYAGLAHARLSIIDLSTGQQPLCNEDETLWLILNGEIFNYVELRNELKRYHHQFRTQSDTEVIVHAYEQWGEDCFSKFNGQWAIALWDSKRKRFILCRDRVGVRPIFVYEKNNQVWFASEVKAIFADPSITREINPIGMDQIFTYWGTVAPVSIFSGIEEIRPGTMRIYDVGGNQRDKIYWQPSFPIIDKEERQQINKMKLHEATEILDEKLMNATKLRMLRSDVPVGSYLSGGLDSSLVSWMGRQVKEGEFKTFSIRFADAEFDETEYQRIMASTLDSEHQEITVTGKDIAEIFPDVIYHTERPVLRTAPAPLYLLSKLVNNFGFKAVLTGEGADEMFAGYDLFREDKIRRFMANNPDSKIRSKLFDKLYPYLARSPQQAKGMAIEFWKRGLDKVNSSSFSHDPRWNTTSNLKKFFSDEIQKKLQAKKYPDILADLPIEFSSWDQLSRAQYLEILTLFSPYIISSQGDRMLMAHSVEGRFPFLDKDVMEFANNLPPEYKLIGLNEKNILKRLAKGKIPDAIINRKKQPYRAPDAVSFLLEDAPDYVDEMFSEQSLVRTGLFNPKTARSLFEKCKSVIKTGKSILSNNDNMGIVGILSSQLLYFKYIPYNDYSNRRKIEFKTRIDKIG, from the coding sequence ATGTGTGGAATTGCCGGACATGTAAATTTACGCGATAATTTATCTCCACCATCAGTTGAATTATTAGGACAAATGATTGGTGCACTCCACCATCGCGGACCGGATGAGTTCGGTTATTACCGCGATGCATACGCCGGACTCGCTCACGCGCGCCTTTCCATAATTGATCTTTCAACCGGTCAGCAACCGCTATGCAATGAGGATGAAACGTTATGGCTTATTTTAAATGGTGAAATTTTTAATTACGTAGAATTGCGGAATGAACTTAAACGTTATCATCATCAGTTCCGGACTCAATCCGATACCGAAGTGATAGTTCATGCATATGAACAATGGGGAGAAGATTGCTTCAGTAAATTTAACGGTCAGTGGGCAATAGCGTTATGGGATAGTAAACGAAAAAGATTTATCCTTTGCCGCGATCGGGTGGGAGTTCGTCCTATCTTTGTTTATGAAAAAAATAATCAGGTGTGGTTCGCAAGCGAGGTAAAAGCAATATTCGCCGATCCTTCCATTACTCGTGAAATTAATCCAATTGGAATGGATCAAATCTTCACATACTGGGGTACTGTTGCGCCTGTATCAATATTTTCGGGCATAGAAGAAATTCGACCCGGTACGATGAGGATATATGATGTCGGTGGAAATCAACGCGATAAAATTTATTGGCAACCCTCGTTCCCGATCATTGATAAAGAAGAACGACAGCAGATCAATAAAATGAAGTTGCATGAAGCTACTGAAATTTTAGATGAAAAGTTAATGAATGCCACCAAACTTAGAATGCTTCGTTCAGATGTCCCTGTTGGAAGTTATTTGTCGGGTGGGCTCGATAGTTCACTTGTTTCATGGATGGGGCGGCAGGTTAAAGAGGGAGAGTTTAAAACATTTTCCATCAGGTTTGCAGATGCTGAGTTCGATGAAACGGAATATCAACGCATCATGGCATCCACACTCGATAGCGAACATCAGGAAATTACGGTAACCGGAAAAGATATCGCGGAAATATTTCCCGATGTTATTTATCATACTGAACGACCGGTATTACGAACCGCTCCGGCACCGCTTTATTTACTCTCTAAACTTGTAAATAATTTCGGTTTCAAAGCTGTGCTCACGGGTGAAGGTGCTGATGAAATGTTCGCCGGCTACGATTTATTCAGAGAAGATAAAATTCGCCGGTTCATGGCGAATAATCCCGATTCGAAAATTCGTTCAAAACTTTTCGATAAATTATATCCGTATCTCGCCAGATCGCCACAACAGGCAAAGGGGATGGCAATCGAATTCTGGAAACGCGGACTTGACAAAGTTAACTCATCTTCTTTTTCACACGATCCACGTTGGAATACAACATCTAACCTGAAGAAATTTTTTTCTGATGAGATTCAAAAGAAGCTTCAAGCAAAAAAATATCCCGACATCTTGGCTGATCTTCCAATAGAATTTTCATCATGGGATCAGCTTTCTCGTGCGCAATATCTGGAAATCTTAACTTTATTCTCACCTTACATCATCTCATCCCAGGGTGACCGGATGCTGATGGCTCACTCTGTAGAGGGTAGATTTCCATTCTTGGATAAAGATGTAATGGAATTCGCGAATAACCTTCCGCCTGAATATAAATTGATCGGACTAAATGAAAAGAACATCCTGAAACGTTTGGCGAAAGGAAAAATTCCCGATGCGATCATCAACCGGAAAAAGCAGCCATATCGTGCACCGGATGCGGTTAGTTTTCTTTTGGAAGACGCGCCGGATTATGTTGATGAAATGTTCTCTGAACAATCACTTGTCAGAACTGGATTATTCAATCCAAAGACTGCACGTTCACTATTCGAGAAATGCAAATCAGTTATTAAAACAGGTAAATCAATTCTGAGTAATAACGATAACATGGGAATTGTGGGGATTTTATCTTCACAGCTTTTATATTTTAAGTATATTCCGTATAATGATTACTCAAATCGCAGAAAGATAGAATTTAAAACAAGAATTGATAAGATTGGTTGA
- a CDS encoding acyl carrier protein translates to MTSEEIGISVSKYISKTFLFDEKKKVDENVSLLETGVIDSTGVLELISFLELTYNLKFEDDELIGENFDSVGKIKNFMAKKLSLPTN, encoded by the coding sequence ATGACGAGCGAGGAAATCGGAATTTCGGTTAGTAAATATATCAGTAAAACTTTCCTGTTCGACGAGAAGAAAAAGGTCGATGAAAATGTTTCATTGTTAGAGACAGGTGTCATAGATTCTACCGGGGTTCTGGAGTTGATATCATTTCTTGAATTGACATACAATTTAAAATTTGAAGATGATGAACTGATCGGTGAAAATTTCGATTCGGTAGGAAAGATCAAGAATTTCATGGCAAAGAAACTCTCACTTCCAACCAATTGA